In Terriglobia bacterium, the sequence TATCGCGGAACTGAGGCACCCCCCTGCCCCCTCCCTGACCTTCTCGCGTTCGGATTTTGATTTTCCGGGCCGCGCGGCGCGATTCTCGTCGGTGCGCTCGCGACGCCTCCTTCAGGCTTCCAGGTTCATCTTGCGCAGAAGCGCAGCAAACCGCGGGTCCGCCCGAAGTGGATCTAGGAACGGATAGCTCTTGAGCGCAGGAATCCAGCCGTCGTTCCGGTCAACCGCTCGCTCCATCCACTCGAACGCGCCGTCGATCTCGCCGAGCCCAAAGTGGATCCAGGCGAGACTTGTCGGCAGCACAAATCGCTGGCTGGCAATCACACGCAGCCGCTCCAGCACGGTCCGTGCCTCCTCCGTGTACCCGCCTAAGCCTAATGCCAAGCCGAGCCATCCCAGCATGAGAGGAAACTCACCGGAAATCTCGACCGCATGGCGGAGCGCAGCAACACTCTCCTCAAATCTTTGCATCCCCAGGTAAACCTGTCCGAGCACCATGTAAGCAACTTGGTGCTCCGGTTCAAGCTCGACAAGTTGCCGCGCTTGCTCGAGTCCTCGCTCGTACTTACGGCCGAAGAAGAACAATTCCCCTAACCAGAAGCGCACCTCGGGGGACAGTGGGTCGAATTCCAGCGCCCGTTCGAGCTCTGCGACAGCTTCGTCTATGCGCCCGAGTACTAACAGAACCGTCGCGTGCCTCACCCGAATCAGGGGTGAGTTGGGATCCAGCTCTCGCGCCAGTGCCATCTGCTTCTCGGTTTCCGCCCAGTTATAAGAATAGGCGCCGATGTAATTGCATTTCTCGGGATGAAAGGCGACTAAGGTCTGCGGTTCGGCCAACGTGGGATCGAGTTCGAAGGCCCGCAACGCGTAGAACCGGCGAATGGGCTCGGTTTCATCGGGCGGAGCAAATCCCCAAAAACCCAGGTACCAATAGAGATTGGCGAGGCCATCACACGCCAGCGCGAACTCAGCGTCGTGTTTCAGCGCTGCCTCGAAATGCTTCTTGGCCTTGGTCACACTCTCGGGTCTCCACTTCCACATTTCGTAGCGGCCCTTAATGTATTCGCTGTAGGCTGCGAGATTCTCGGTCGGCTGCCTTCTGACCTGCTCCCCGCGAATTTTGTCCGCCATCGATGGGATGTGCGCGGCGATATCCTGCGCGATGGAGTTCTGTATGTGGAAGATGTCGCGCAAGTCCGCCTCGTACC encodes:
- a CDS encoding winged helix-turn-helix domain-containing protein, coding for MSSIVRFGSYEVDLCAGQLRKCGVRINLRDQSFQVLAALLEHAGEVVTREQLQRRLWHGDVFVDFENNLNTAVARLRGALCDSSDHPRFIETLPRRGYRFMAQVSEAPALPQPVPASRARLVVLPFVNFSGDSAQDYFSDAMTDEIVTALASLAPEQLAVIARTTAMHYKGSHKDVSRIGRELDVDYVVEGALRHSEVQVAVNVQLIQTSDQAHLFARRYEADLRDIFHIQNSIAQDIAAHIPSMADKIRGEQVRRQPTENLAAYSEYIKGRYEMWKWRPESVTKAKKHFEAALKHDAEFALACDGLANLYWYLGFWGFAPPDETEPIRRFYALRAFELDPTLAEPQTLVAFHPEKCNYIGAYSYNWAETEKQMALARELDPNSPLIRVRHATVLLVLGRIDEAVAELERALEFDPLSPEVRFWLGELFFFGRKYERGLEQARQLVELEPEHQVAYMVLGQVYLGMQRFEESVAALRHAVEISGEFPLMLGWLGLALGLGGYTEEARTVLERLRVIASQRFVLPTSLAWIHFGLGEIDGAFEWMERAVDRNDGWIPALKSYPFLDPLRADPRFAALLRKMNLEA